In the genome of Leucobacter luti, one region contains:
- the purQ gene encoding phosphoribosylformylglycinamidine synthase subunit PurQ has product MAPRIGVVTFPGSLDDRDAQRAIGIAGAEPVALWHADHDLQSVDAIVLPGGFSYGDYLRPGAIAAVSPIMTEVIAAAHRGMPVLGICNGFQVLVEAHLLPGGLIRNAHQQFIRRDQRLVVENVDTAWTHLYSPGEEIVIPLKNGDGGYVANDETLKRLEGEGLIAFRYAEVNPNGSLNDIAGLSNERGNVVGLMPHPEHAVEAGFGPDTPEAMSSGTDGLRFFQSAIEALTARVS; this is encoded by the coding sequence ATGGCACCCCGTATTGGCGTTGTCACATTCCCCGGTTCGCTCGACGACCGCGACGCGCAGCGCGCAATCGGAATCGCCGGGGCCGAGCCCGTCGCGCTATGGCACGCGGATCACGATCTGCAGAGCGTTGACGCCATCGTGCTGCCCGGCGGCTTCAGCTACGGCGATTACTTGCGCCCCGGCGCGATTGCCGCGGTCTCGCCGATCATGACTGAGGTCATTGCTGCGGCACACCGCGGCATGCCCGTGCTCGGGATTTGCAATGGCTTCCAGGTACTCGTCGAGGCACACCTGCTGCCAGGCGGCCTGATCCGCAACGCGCACCAGCAGTTCATCCGGCGCGACCAGCGTCTCGTTGTCGAAAACGTCGATACGGCGTGGACGCACCTCTACTCCCCGGGAGAAGAGATCGTGATCCCGCTCAAGAACGGTGACGGCGGCTACGTCGCGAACGACGAGACCCTGAAACGACTCGAGGGCGAAGGCCTGATCGCGTTCCGTTACGCGGAGGTCAACCCGAATGGCTCGCTGAATGACATCGCCGGTTTGAGCAATGAGCGCGGCAATGTGGTCGGCCTCATGCCGCACCCCGAGCACGCGGTGGAGGCCGGATTCGGTCCGGACACCCCCGAAGCAATGAGCTCGGGCACCGATGGGCTGCGCTTCTTCCAGAGCGCGATCGAGGCCCTCACGGCCCGCGTCTCCTAG
- the purS gene encoding phosphoribosylformylglycinamidine synthase subunit PurS, whose product MPTIVVDVMPKAELLDPQGKATTGALNRLGHTKFENVRIGKRFELTVDGEVTAEVLAEVRKVADEILSNSVIEDVVSITVDGVPAGEAQ is encoded by the coding sequence GTGCCCACGATTGTTGTTGATGTCATGCCCAAGGCCGAGCTGCTCGATCCGCAGGGCAAGGCCACGACCGGCGCGCTGAACCGCCTCGGTCACACCAAGTTTGAGAACGTCCGCATCGGCAAGCGCTTCGAGCTCACTGTCGACGGCGAAGTCACCGCAGAGGTGCTCGCCGAGGTGCGCAAGGTTGCAGATGAGATCCTCTCGAACTCCGTCATCGAGGACGTCGTCTCGATCACCGTCGACGGCGTGCCGGCGGGCGAGGCCCAGTAA
- a CDS encoding VOC family protein, producing the protein MQTTLDLLPDATEMGPVTLAVADLDRMLGFYHGALGLTVLAQERGTAVLGRNDVAVLILDQDGSLAHAPATAAGLYHTAFLFETAAELASAVNSVARRGTAQYQGASDHLVSEAFYFADPEHNGVELYVDRPRASWSTTLGGEIEMGTLALDPNRFLQDHLTESGARAVADTPARVGHVHLKVGSVATAREFYVDTLGFAVTASYGSQALFVAAGGYHHHVGMNTWESQGAGERSPALGLGEVTIELPDVDALGALDERLAHRSVAREFDGQELTVFDPWRNRIRIRTAPIAG; encoded by the coding sequence ATGCAGACAACGCTCGACCTCCTCCCCGACGCAACCGAAATGGGCCCCGTCACCCTCGCGGTGGCCGATCTCGACCGCATGCTCGGGTTTTATCACGGAGCACTCGGCCTCACGGTGCTCGCACAGGAGCGTGGCACCGCGGTGCTCGGCCGCAACGACGTGGCGGTCTTGATCCTGGATCAAGACGGATCACTCGCCCATGCGCCCGCGACGGCTGCCGGGCTGTACCACACAGCGTTTCTGTTCGAGACAGCAGCCGAGCTTGCCTCGGCGGTCAACTCCGTCGCTCGCCGTGGCACAGCCCAATACCAGGGCGCGAGCGATCACCTCGTCTCGGAGGCCTTCTACTTCGCTGATCCTGAGCACAACGGGGTCGAACTGTATGTCGATCGCCCGCGGGCAAGCTGGAGCACCACGCTTGGCGGGGAGATCGAGATGGGCACCCTCGCACTGGATCCCAATCGGTTCCTGCAGGATCACCTCACGGAGTCTGGCGCGCGTGCTGTGGCAGATACCCCGGCCCGCGTCGGACACGTGCACCTCAAAGTGGGGAGCGTGGCGACCGCGCGCGAGTTCTACGTCGACACGCTCGGATTCGCCGTGACCGCGAGCTACGGCAGCCAGGCACTGTTCGTCGCTGCGGGCGGGTATCACCATCACGTCGGCATGAACACCTGGGAGTCCCAGGGCGCGGGCGAGCGCTCGCCCGCGCTTGGGCTGGGCGAAGTGACGATCGAGCTGCCCGATGTCGACGCGCTCGGTGCACTCGACGAGCGGTTGGCGCACCGCAGCGTGGCACGCGAGTTCGATGGGCAGGAGCTCACCGTGTTCGACCCATGGCGCAACCGGATCCGGATCAGAACCGCCCCGATCGCCGGGTAG